A single Cannabis sativa cultivar Pink pepper isolate KNU-18-1 chromosome 7, ASM2916894v1, whole genome shotgun sequence DNA region contains:
- the LOC133039732 gene encoding uncharacterized protein LOC133039732 — protein sequence MADPDDPRHPAPPPYPEAPVASQAAAIQFHIPNNLLPLNIHLDRHNYSYWRSLILPSVRAHGLDGILLGTTPRPEPLLVCTNSINPAFDHWIRCDALLMSWLMNSLSEAMLGHVLHC from the coding sequence ATGGCCGATCCTGACGACCCCCGCCACCCTGCACCACCACCATATCCAGAAGCTCCGGTCGCATCTCAGGCAGCCGCCATCCAATTTCACATTCCAAACAACCTCCTTCCGCTGAATATTCACCTCGATCGTCACAATTACTCATATTGGCGATCCCTAATTCTTCCTTCTGTTCGTGCTCATGGACTCGATGGCATCCTTCTTGGCACAACTCCACGGCCTGAACCTCTTCTTGTATGTACGAATTCGATTAATCCTGCCTTTGACCATTGGATTCGTTGTGATGCTCTGTTAATGAGTTGGCTGATGAATTCTCTTTCCGAGGCTATGCTTGGACATGTTCTTCACTGTTAA